One genomic region from Onychostoma macrolepis isolate SWU-2019 chromosome 23, ASM1243209v1, whole genome shotgun sequence encodes:
- the tfip11 gene encoding tuftelin-interacting protein 11: MSMSHLYGRRGDEEEDGVEIEKFEVTEWDLANEFNPDRRRYRQTKEEATYGIWAEHDSDDERPSFGGKRSKDYSAPVNFVSAGLRKTAAEEKAEQEGSDDSNDSGDAPPPPRAAAPKKLQTGGSFKTSQRFAGGIRTGQDLGSWEKHTRGIGQKLLQKMGYVPGKGLGKNAQGIVNPIEAKVRKGKGAVGAYGNERTQQSLQDFPVVDSEEEEEKEFQRELGQWRKEPGTAKKKPKYSYKSVEELKAHGKLTNRSMSRPAGELAQVKVIDMTGREQKVYHSYSHMSQKHSVPEEAPLSVSTREQKTSGFSLPELEHNLKLLIELTEQDILQSARRLQHEKDTVVTLTHESDALQVRLAEEEQALGRLEQVMNLVDRFEAGDKEGNPALSLQECAKIFQQLQTEFYQEYKTLGLGDLAVSVVHPLLKERLRSWDPLKDCSDGLEEVGQWRAILESSQSLHGGPDTSNMDPYHRLIWEVWVPVMRSCVSQWQPRNVGPMVDCVECWAPVLPPWILDHVLEQLIFPRLQREVDNWNPLTDTVPIHSWIHPWLPLMQTRLEPLYAPIRSKLAHALQRWHPSDSSARLILQPWKDVFTPGAWEAFMVKNIVPKLALCLGELVVNPHQQVLEPFNWVMDWEGMLSFSTMVGLLDKNFFPKWLQVLCSWLSNNPNYEEITKWYLGWKSLLSENLLSHPLVKEKLNEALDIMNRAVASGLGGYMQPGARENIAYLIQTERRKDFQCEPQPERRDMENSVTRPPGTAAVPTSVPTNFKDLVQAKAEENGIVFMPLVAKRHMGKQLFTFGRIVIYIERGVVFVQGEKTWVPTSLQSLIDMAK, translated from the exons ATGTCTATGTCCCATTTGTATGGGCGTAGAGGTGATGAGGAGGAGGATGGTGTGGAAATTGAAAAGTTTGAGGTGACCGAGTGGGACTTGGCCAATGAGTTCAACCCAGACAGACGCAGATACAGACAGACTAAAGAAGAAGCGACTTATGGGATTTGGGCAGAGCATGACTCTGATGATGAGCGGCCCAGCTTTGGGGGGAAAAG ATCGAAAGACTATTCAGCTCCTGTGAACTTTGTGAGTGCTGGCCTACGAAAGACTGCAGCTGAGGAGAAAGCAGAGCAGGAGGGTTCAGATGACTCGAATGATAGTGGAGATGCACCTCCTCCACCCCGCGCTGCTGCTCCCAAAAAACTCCAAACG GGTGGGAGCTTTAAGACATCCCAGAGGTTTGCAGGTGGTATCAGAACAGGGCAGGACCTCGGATCCTGGGAGAAACACACACGAGGCATTGGTCAAAAACTTCTGCAGAAGATGGGCTACGTTCCAGGAAAAGGATTGGGCAAAAATGCTCAAG GTATTGTGAACCCAATTGAGGCGAAGGTACGGAAGGGGAAGGGAGCGGTTGGAGCATATGGTAATGAGAGGACCCAGCAATCCCTGCAGGATTTCCCTGTTGTAGACtctgaggaggaggaagagaaa GAGTTTCAGAGGGAGTTGGGGCAATGGCGTAAAGAACCAGGAACAGCAAAGAAAAAGCCCAAATATTCTTACAAGTCTGTGGAAGAGCTGAAAGCCCATGGCAAACTGACCAACAGGAGCATGAGCAGACCTGCTGGAGAACTGGCTCAGGTTAAG GTGATCGATATGACAGGCAGAGAGCAGAAGGTGTATCACAGTTACAGTCATATGAGTCAGAAGCACAGTGTTCCTGAGGAGGCCCCTTTGAGTGTGAGCACACGAGAACAGAAGACCTCTGGCTTCTCCTTACCTGAGCTGGAACACAACCTCAAACTGCTCATTGAGCTGACAGAGCAAGACATCCTACAG agtGCACGACGTCTGCAGCACGAAAAGGACACTGTGGTGACCCTGACCCACGAGAGCGATGCACTGCAGGTCAGGCTGGCAGAGGAGGAACAGGCTCTTGGTCGGCTGGAGCAGGTGATGAACCTGGTGGATCGTTTCGAAGCGGGCGATAAAGAGGGCAACCCTGCGCTCAGCCTTCAGGAGTGCGCTAAGATTTTTCAACAGCTGCAGACAGAGTTCTATCAGGAGTATAAAACCTTGGGTTTGGGAGACCTAGCTGTGTCTGTGGTGCATCCTTTATTGAAGGAGAGACTTCGCAGCTGGGATCCACTGAAG GACTGTTCAGATGGTTTAGAGGAAGTCGGTCAGTGGAGAGCCATTCTTGAAAGTTCACAATCTCTTCATGGTGGCCCAGACACTTCTAACATGGACCCCTATCACAG GTTGATATGGGAAGTGTGGGTTCCAGTCATGAGGAGCTGTGTGTCTCAGTGGCAGCCTAGAAACGTGGGGCCCATGGTGGACTGTGTGGAGTGCTGGGCTCCTGTATTGCCGCCGTGGATTCTGGACCATGTTTTGGAGCAGCTTATTTTCCCACGACTACAAAGAGAG GTGGACAATTGGAACCCACTGACAGACACAGTGCCAATCCATTCATGGATTCATCCCTGGCTGCCTCTGATGCAAACCCGTCTTGAGCCGCTGTACGCACCCATCCGCAGTAAACTAGCCCATGCCCTGCAGCGCTGGCACCCCAGCGACTCCTCCGCCAGACTCATTCTGCAACCCTGGAAAGATGTCTTCACACCCGGTGCCTGGGAGGCCTTCATGGTCAAAAATATTGTTCCCAAACTAG CTCTGTGTTTAGGAGAGCTGGTGGTGAATCCTCATCAGCAAGTACTGGAACCGTTCAACTGGGTGATGGACTGGGAAGGGATGCTCTCTTTCTCCACCATGGTTGGATTGCTGGATAAGAATTTCTTCCCCAAATGGCTACAG GTGTTGTGTTCCTGGCTCAGTAACAACCCAAACTACGAGGAGATCACCAAGTGGTATCTGGGCTGGAAAAGCTTGCTCTCAGAGAACCTGCTCAGTCACCCACTGGTCAAAGAAAAACTGAACGAGGCCCTTGACATAATGAATCGTGCTGTTGCCTCTGGACTAG GTGGGTATATGCAACCAGGAGCAAGAGAGAATATTGCATATCTGATTCAGACAGAGAGAAGGAAAGATTTCCAGTGCGAGCCTCAGCCTGAGCGCCGTGACATGGAGAATTCTGTTACACGGCCACCAGGCACCGCAGCAGTACCAACATCTGTACCTACCAACTTTAAAGATCTAGTCCAAGCCAAAGCTGAGGAGAACGGTATCGTCTTCATGCCACTGGTGGCCAAACGTCATATGGGCAAACAGTTGTTCACATTTGGTAGAATAGTCATCTACATTGAGCGTGGAGTGGTCTTTGTCCAAGGCGAGAAAACCTGGGTTCCAACATCACTACAAAGTCTAATTGACATGGCCAAATGA